agttttcctctttaccgctattttttatttaccaattgactaatttatggtcaatacatcttcttatcttcacttatttatcaagtcaattcaagttctttacaatacattagtagataccttgtggagtattcacaataactaatcccctctaggatatgaaatccattcatctttaagcagatactatttccttatttatcttttgttcatgataacaatggtataacaaccacatgttttacccatagctagtttctataacaagattattatgtgtgacataataatcagatgtcttgtttgctaaccaaaaatattcaactttaatcttttcagcattccagaccatcatttgaacaaacagcctcttatctaaacactaagcattaaggtttctacaccaccccctgggaaactcttgcacaattatgccgtaaaatcattgcatcattcctccagaacaatctgagacaagcatgtctcaagatcttgtcataatgagcacagtcagtgatgcagctgtagtcagtggcagggtccccaaaaagctaggaccggccctggtcagtgggctccaaggaaactctccctggctttgagatgagggaaggaatcacttggcagacacacgttgtcctctgtacggcagaaatcccccaaaaccgcagtacctcttcacaccactgttgccttgacaacgaggcacaagcataatgtcaattatctcctcagagatgcgttctttgcacacttcttctgttcgcagtgagcaactcttcaccaacacactgattcagagaacccaaaaggtggtgcagaactatccaatgctgctgtaatcacattcagctactgagaaaaactcaatttaaatctctctcccaacgggttacaaaataaaacggctgaggtcaggaatgctgaaacatgtgaatgttaaaacaaactaatgatagtagtctgcctattctttattacttcagttctaagttaataggcaaaacaaagacaccctccttaaccactatactaatcttttatctacttggttaattctattcattttcaaattgtttatctaagttgtgttacaagcatgcTGAGGTTACAGAAtacacaaataactgtattcaatccgtgccgtatttgaaaactgtaatgaattaaaatcaatatttaaggacgtaatataagttaaatatattgttaagctaattactgttttattgtgaaggcatctctggcgaacagcggcctttggcttttattgtgaaaggccgttccggaaatatacaccgtaatgtgaacagtcatataaacattaatagattccttctgactgacaagcgttcaaaaacccttctgcttatcacttaggctactactttttgttttattcataacctaaaaatacaattatgatgaatagcttgctctttttctgattgaaacaaagggtctactcttctacagaatcagaaagtacaaatactggctccggctggagctctcagccttttcaagagaaggggggcttctttcaacaactatcaacaaactattggtataccaaaacatttaccaacataaaacaaggtctttactaatcaacaatgacaaccaacagacagaacaatcaagaaacagatcaatacaactcctaaataacattacaatatatatttcttacagtgagttcgttatctaatatttaacaaattctcatctttctatgtgtaatgtaggtggaataatccactattatattCAATTTGAATCTTTAACCTGCATGTACTACATATACTTAGCAAACTACTTtctactttccctcaacgttactgtatgcaattaaGTTCCTCTGAAATATATTTGAGTAAAATGATCAGTTAATGACGAATAGTAcaaaattcacaatgcaatgtttcttatttatttaaatgtacaagccttttctttagcccccggtttgattccacttaaaatcaatctcttaatctgttcccattgctcccggtaactccctggaatttcagaattgtcttaaccattctgacgttccatattcacttcgcttttatttatctgatttaattaatatgtgttcacttgtattaatatactgggctattgtcattgttactattaacgtgcttcccttgTAAAAAATGTCCAGGGTGTGtaaccccctttcagccactagatggcagcagcagagcacaaatgagcttcactcttctgagtgcattgtctgagttccacagacaatcgctcacacaggtattttaggtaaaaatcacacagatttattccccgtacagtttgtccagcttgataatgtgatgtttatttcaacagacaagCAAGACCGCGAATGATGCTTCGACACCCATGAAGAATGTGACCATTCCATGGGGCATAAAACCCAGGTCTTAGCGAGCCCTATATCACACGTTAGCTTTTCAAATTAAGTTTACAGAcaaagggaaacgagagccggtcccgtcacaattTCGGTGAGGTTCGCGTTCTCTTTCCCCGATTCAACATATAACAGACCTCTGGCTTTTAGCTTTCAGCCTTGGTCTGTtatttaaccccagttttaaacggcaacccgatctaaaatatcgagtttccaggttttgtcgtgcaggaatataacctcgcaacccacaaactgcaccgtttccacgccactcaggaataagtATATCTGTggatccacgccaaactgctctATTTACGTTACGCCGGACTTTCTGTCTAcctggcgatcaacgttcatcaacgttcacgttttgtatataactttcctaacatagtaaaatatgcattgtatattccatttaaactttaaaaacactgtgaaacgcctacagacaatcctaaagtTTTAGCATCTATACCTTATTTGTAGTTGCAGGGCCCTGCTGATTGTCTGAGATGTTTAAaagcgtttgttcccgacccattccggtcgtcTGGATTCTTCCTCAGCTTTGTTATCAGAcacgtcgggtcaccatttgaTAGAGATTTTaagggacaactggtccgctttccaaatctccgcgcgtccctaacaagctggttatcatacaggaaggaatccagaacatacaagtatccgttaaaacaataatctactttaatggtaatataacaatgcaatacaatcaatacattaccatacaaagccatatcatatcatatgcgtaatgtcaggaatatgcctactcctggcccttgttcacgggctgccacgaccttccggtccgggcggcgcgagaagagagaggcagaacaaaaagctgaataagctttcataccaacagaaacaggaaggggtggagtttactcagcctccacccccccccccccccacattccagatacctcagatgtgtcttaaaggatatttctttgcttccaaagataacacaaatatgtcatctctcatatctccaacttctggttacacagaatacaaagtaattaaacccacacatatactattcaagatatgtagacttccctgaaacatgacatgctagagattttaagcagaatatactcttcccccacctagcagcctgtcctgcatacctacacctcccccatagggcaataaaaccctgtttactctaaacagccCTTGTTTATAGCCCTTTTAGTCCTCCCCTTTATgataggataaaacagagaaatcaatataaaacacaaacacaagtattgtttgaacagtattcccttaactgctactattgataattaccagagaaactcaaaggacctcttttaatatctggaaattgcaacaagactttctgccatttcaaatgtaacacacttcttaaatatcagatgctgcaaatCATACTCATTAATAATCCTAATGATCTTTACTTTATTTAAAATTGAGGTATTTGTGCTTCACTTTAGTGTTTCCTTACTCAAATGCAATCAATATATAAATACTGTTCCTTTTTGCAACAGAAGCTTAACATTTGATTGACAACTGGAGTTAAGGTATCTGGATTTAAAGTATATGCTggctagatggatggatggatggatagatagatagatatatacatAGATACAAATTAATAATTGGAATCAAAAGTGGCATCTGTCCTTTCTGACATCTTTAGTAACATTTTCTGGTTATTTTGTCTGTCGGCTCAGTTCAGAATGAGCATGAAGCCGCTTCGTGTGAAGCTGTCGGTCCAGCCGTCCAGAGGGCTTGTGGATGAGAAGTTCACCGTCTTGGTCCAGAACCTCCTCCCTGGGTTCCAGCTGACCATCCACGCCCTCCACCAGTGTGAAGACGGACACAGCTGGGAGGCTTTTGCTCACTACACTGCCAACGCCACCGGGACTGTGAACGGTAAGACCCTTGTTGGGAAAgtactgaatgtactcttccaatatcagagtccacatgctaacaaaggtatcccaactgtagctgtgtacatgacaggatgtatgattagCTAGTAGAGACTGTTTGaggcatatgatagctatgtgattagcatgatgattcagcctctatggagagagacatcaagcatgctcatttctgacgtggagctaatctgaagtaaacattgaatactgctttctattcctccatcttgtgactgtgtgactccctctcttgtgtatcagcatgtgaaggacactgttcaggaactagttgatgctctgtatgtgatgactacttccattctggagaggatcacaaataaatggatcctgagattgaagctcaagccagtgatgagtgatatttttctaacagcCCTCAAAAAATGTTGGTCAAGTTTGTGTAATGGGAAGTTATCAACAGTGAGTCGGCAATCTTTGGAGGACTTCAGCGTCCGTTATCTTTGTGCTAACCTGTAAGGAGAGCGGAAAAGCGTTAACCAGTTCAGCTTAAATCGTTTTGCCATGGTCAGTAAGCACTGTTGATGGAGGTTACAATCAATCCCAAGACCAACgacctaaacaataaaaagTACCATgagattacatttcatttttttctccaaCATGGAACCTTAACGACGGGGAGGTAGTAAACATCAGCAAAAGACACTGAATGCGTTGGGTCGCAGCCAACTGATGACTTTTAACTTCAAGTGTCAAAATGAATTGCAGAACCTCAGTTGGAAAAACCACTACACAGGGGATACGCTTTTAAACATGTAATGTCAAAGTGTACACAAATGTACCGATGGATAATTTGTGCGTGATAAACAAACTATTTTTTTACCATTCGGTtagcattagccatctttgtaCAGATGAAAGCTGTCATTGGGTCTGTAGGTCCTGTACCCACCTGTTGTCAATTGGACATGGTCCTCCAAAGATTTCCAAACACCAGATACTGTGATCGGACCTTTCTTCTCAATGTCGTTAATTTACCTGTAATATAATGCTCCTCTGCCTCTGTTGGGTGCTTCTTTCTGTGAGGGTATTTATCTTTGGCGCCTACTTTATTTGTTTTGGATTCAAAACAGCTGACAGATGACCGGTGAAAGGTGGTTGATATTGATGGCTGCTAATATTCTCTGAAAAACAGAAGCCCTAAAAAGATGGCCATTTCGCCCAAGAATGCATCAAAATTCCCATTCCCTATAGTTTATTTAATGCACTTTTACGATACAGTTTCAGAGGATCCCAGTCTGGACGGGACATATTCTGGGGTTGAACAGATGGGTCTGCTGTGGAGCCTCAGACCAGTTCCAGGCAGCAAATCTGGGCTCCGGTAGGCCAACATTGGTACCAAATAATACCTATCAATACAGACTCAGTATTAGAGTTGACTCTTTCTCCTCATCCCTCAGAATGAGAAAGATGAACGTCCAGACTCCCATGGTAGTCACAATCTCGGTGTACCAGGGTCACCAGATGGGGGGCTTCTTGGATCAGGTGCTGCTGGCCAGTGTGGTGGTAGAGCGATGGTACATGGCGCCCGGCGTTCGAAGAGTCCCGATAACAGAGAGCAAACTCACTGCGACCCTCTTCCTGCCCTCAGGTAGGACTGGGGGAtagtttaaaggtcacctactatgcaaaatccacttcttcatgtctcttctacatcaacatgtgtcccctcttcttcatgtctcttctacatcaacatgtgtcccctcttcttcatgtctcttctacatcaacatgtgtcccatcttcttcatgtctcttctacatcaacatgtgtcccctcttctccatgtctcttctacatcaacatgtgtcccctcttcttcatgtctcttctacatcaacatgtgtcccctcttcttcatgtctcttctacatcaacatgtgtcccctcttcttcatgtctcttctacatcaacatgtgtcccctcttcttcatgtctcttctacatcaacatgtgtcccctcttcttcatgtctcttctacatcaacatgtgtcccctcttcttcatgtctcttctacatcaacatgtgtcccctcttcttcatgtctcttctacatcaacatgtgtcccctcttcttcatgtctcttctacatcaacatgtgtcccctctgtggaaagagactctgaaagtttcaggaacaaagattctctctctttttgatccatttctataaaaacctgtctgaaaatgagctgatcagattttggccactttatgatgtcataatcatgaatcacctgaatctcctctagagcaccattgagatctttttaaccaaatgtctctcagaggggcgtggggaggggctccttgttttcatctaaagtaacagacagagaatcagcactttggaaacagggctgaaacagaggggattatgggtaatgctgcaatgatctgtttggtgtttcagccaatcagagacaggttctggatatatctgagacacataatatattgatgaaaaacagtataataggggacctttaagggaAGTGTCCTCTGGGGGGAGTTTAGAGGGGACAAGGTTCAAGGCCCTGAATTGAATCAAATTCTATCGTGGAAGTCTTTGTGATATCAGCAAATATCGTATCATTGTCCGAAGAATGAAGATTATATTGTATCCATTCTGATTTGTCTTTGGTGTCTTGACTCGTCTGAAGGACCTGGACCTTTCCCCGGACTCTTGGACCTTTGGGGGGGCGGAGGGAAGTTGGTGGAGTACCGGGCAGCGCTGCTGGCCTCCCATGGCATCGCCTCGATGGCCCTCGACTACCTGACACCTCAAATCACTAAGGAAACTGGGAAAATTGTGGACAATGATTACTTTGAGGTAAACCAGATGAGCTTCTACGGTAAAATacagttttttttaaactcCCAAGAACATGAACATCTCATTGCAGTTGCGTGTCCATCTGAACGTTATATTTACTCTTAATAAGATGTACAAAAGCTTTATCCTCAACAACAGTGAGGGAAATCCGTGTATATACATGTCATTTAAAGCATACAGTTCTACATCAACAATGTATGAATGTATTGTTGACATATTTCCCTTCTGCAGACGGCCTATAGAGTTCTGGAGCAACACCCTCAGATCCTCGGCAGCAGGATCGCAATGTTGGGTCTTTCCTTTGGCACCACTGTCACTCTGGGAATGGCTGTTTACTCCCAGGTTGTAAAGGTAGGACCAGCTTAGTGACTTTCATCATATTAGTGCAGATCTTTACAAGTTGTTGTATTTAGTCTGTTCATTTCACAGAAACTGCATACCATCAATGTACGTCAACCATAAGAGCTTGTCTCTACCACGGACATGCTAAGATTATTGTTTGACAACACTATCTTTTAAAACGTTTTTCTTCACTTGTCACTTTATGGGGTCTTTGACTTTATGGTTGAAGCTAAGGGTTGAACCAAGTGCAAACTAACTCTAGCCTCAACGCGGAACTGGAACAGAACACATTTTTGTGGGAAATGGGTAAAAGGCCCTCTCAAATGCCATCTGACACAGCTCTGTTCACTTGACCGGATCTGAGGAACCCATTGAGGTCAGTTAAGAAAACACTGGAATTACACTAGTTTGTGTTCTGTAGTAGCCAGCCAGCTCTATAAACATCCTGACCTCTTTTCTTTTGGTTTGAGCATCGGGCAGGCTGATATGCCGTAGGTCTTTTCAACCTGTGGCTGCACCTGCCCGCCCCCCATGTGCTAGCCCAAATAACTTAGCCCCCTTTGCCCAACTGCACCCTTCGCTAGGCTGGCTCCATTTGGTCCATATGCTGCTTCAACGTCTCAACAACAACCTGAATGGAAGTGCCACAAATTAGTAAAAACTGTACGGTGGAATAAGGCCTagctcagtgcttctcaaagtgagcgccccctagtggtccgtgagtatattggtaacatttcacatttgaaataaataaatacatttaagttttccgcactctcgcgggaatatctccgcaatggaatgagcttaagtttcactttctattgcatgataaagcccagggcaacaccttcgtcacacatgttgtcacttgtttgtaccatttgcaggcgatttataatctgttctagaaaaacgatgtgttttgggatatttgtggagttaggtggtccgcgagtgtttttttattggttaagtggtccttggtttgaaaaagtttgagaaacactgccctaGAGGGTCCTCCTAAGGACCGAACAAAAATGTAGTCCACCAGGTCTGGAGGTCGCTCCGTGGATAAAAAGTTTCTCGTAGTACCCGCAAGAGATCAGAACCATCATGTATTATCCTACCGATTTCCTGATTCTGTGCAGCTGtctgacctgtgtgtgtgtgtgtgtgtgtgtgtctgtctgtctgtctgtctgtctgtctgtctgtgtgtgtgtgtgtgtctgtctgtctgtctgtctgtctgtgtgtgtgtgtgtgtgtctgtctgtctgtctgtctgtctgtctgtctgtctgtctgtctgtctgtctgtctgtctgtctgtctgtctgtctgtctgtctgtctgtctgtctgtctgtctgtctgtatgtctgtctcCTAGCTCAGCTGTGCAGTGTGTATCAGTGGGAGTCATGTGCAGCCGATTGGTGCAAGTGTTGAACAAATACTGACTTACTTTCACGGGTAAGTTAATCTGCTTTCTGTTATCTTCATGCCTTTCTTTTTCTCTAGAGAATGACCTGCAGATTTTAATGAGCCTATCATATTTTCATATTGCCACCATCAAGACAActtattttgttttttaaatcagaAACGCTTATAAGACTCGCTTTGACGAGAATAACCAAGTGATCTGGAGAGATTTGATGCTGCCCATCCCCACAGACCCCTCACTAAAAGTGGAGGTGAGTACCACCAATTGTTCTGTTATTTTTTTACAAACTGTATACTATATAAAAGGGCCTTTTTGtgttcattttcaggttcatatcagtatatattgtctctactttaaagagtcctctcctgctgatgttcaggtgtatatcagtatgtagtgtctctactttaaagagtcctctcctgctgatgttcaggtgtatatcagtatgtagtgtctctactgggacatgtctccatgctttaatgttcaaaaagctctttatttttctcatactgcctgtgctgcagcacctattttcaccctctgtctgaaaccagagcccagtctgctctgtggAGTGTGTGGGAAATACACTTTGGgaatgtagcctttgcagaccatcaacatgcacaaaaacctttataacaccctacaggaaagggaaaatccCAGAAAGCACAAAAGGGCTAAAGCTATGTAGATAATGTTATACTTCTATATTTACAATCTGAAACGCTGctgctgtgtgtctctgagcagATGGGACGACTGCAGTGTCCTCTGCTGCTCGTTGTTGGTGAGGATGATCAGAACTGGCCCTCCTACGAGTCTGCAATGGACGTGAGTTATTCAACATGACATGAAACACCGAAAACATGGATAACTACATGATACATGAACAACCCATTTTTGTATCCTTGCCATGTACATTTGATTAAATCTCATTCTGTTTtaaaacacatatatatgtatatcaaGGATCAAACTGGTGTAATagtttttattcttttttttcaaccaaattTAAACCCATTTATGTTTTTCTCTTCTCGGAcgaaatgttttttgttttcttatgAAGCTGGCATAATATTTCACTAAGATCTCGTTCAAAACAGGGCATTGTGAGCGGACTGAAATATTTGCAGGACTATTTTGTGGACTTGCACGGCTCTATACGCTATCATAGTACTTGCTTTTAATTGCGGgtcatcattattatttaacaGTGAGCACATGCAACTTTTTGCAGTCTAAAACGCATATTAataacttttttatttatttgaagcttatcattatattattgaTGGTCATTGGAGACAGTGTGGCCCGAGATATACAGTTAACAGATGATGGCAACAGAAACAATAGAAGAAGTAAAAGACATATCTAAGACATATGAGATTATTATGTGTTTAACTTCCTGTTTTGCAGATGAAAGAGATGATGGAGCGGGCGGGGAACAGCCACCTTCTGACTGTCCTCTCCTATAAGAACGCCGGTCACCTGATCGAACCTCCATTCACGCCGTTCGCCCGAGCCAGCACCTTCAAAACGGTCTCTAACCCACCAACCAAGGGTAGGATACGATAATACTTGaatggtcagatcaagtctgaaatgtgacttgcatcacagcagctccatgtgtcaCATCAACAGACACATATCAAGACACAATGCATGAAAgcacaatcagtgagagaaaacATGCTCAAAGACCCTTCAGCGTGCATTTGATCTGGCTCTGTATTTACTGAGAGGATTGACTGGTGCAAAAAGaatgcttcagtctgactttattgaATTGAGGGACCCTGTATTTCCCATTAGATGGAAGCAGTTCATATGCTCTGTTCAGAACATGGTTTGGGTCCGAGGTGATGTTGTTGGACAGCCTTATTAAGTTGTTATGAAAGGCTGAGTCATAGAGTCTCTGACAGGGTTGACCAACAATCTTTGAGCATATTTTTAACAAGTGGAGCTGTTTTGATTTTAAAGCTGTTGACTAACACTTGTACCAGGTGATATTGCAGTACTGTATTTCTCAGTGAATCAAAGTTAGGGTGCTTACATTTAGGACTTTGAGTTTTGACTGCTATAGTTTGGCTTGTTGTCTTTGCAGTGATGGCTCTGTGGGGCGGAGAGCTGGTGGCACATTCTCGCGCTCAGGAAGATGCCTGGAGGAAGACGCTGGTCTTTCTGAGGGAGAATCTGTACGGCGGCATGAAACATGGTGCTTCATTTTCCAACTTGTAACCaagaccatccatccatcttctcctacTCATCGGTGGTctggtcgcgggggtagcagttccagcagagagccccaaacttccctttccctgtaaccaagacaacaaCTAATAATCACACTAACTGGGACTTCTGGCGCCTTGGATTCAGGAAGTAACAGTCCGCTCTGTTTTTTTCCTCATGCTTAATCATGATGGGGGGAATTCATGTTTTTCTTACAGGAAAACACAGCTCATCTATCTCAGTCACCGTGGTGGCCAGAGAAACAGACTCCATGCCTGCATTTGTTTTTCATGCCAGAAAAGTTACCTTTAATTGTAATTATTATTCTTTATAATCAAGTTGATTACAGCTTACTGGTTGAATCAGTACAATGTATTAATAACTTGTGGTAATatttaagtttatttatatagccagtGGGTGATTTTAGGGTGGATTCCATCACCCTTGTTCAAATAGAGTCCAAAATACAACCTCCATTATAGAGAGAGTAGGGGCAGAGGGGGACTCtagtttaatatattttaatCTACCTGACTCATTAATCCTCTCTGACATTTTAATTTACTGTTGTGCATGAACACGTCGTAAAATCCAGATAATTATTAGCCATTGTTGGAATTTCTGTATTTCCGAGAAGTTATTTTCTGTTTTGCCTCGTTCTGACCaagagtaaaataaaaatattttctgttttaaaaTTCCTGTCTCCTGCATTTTGGTCCACCCTCTTGTCACGACCTTTGTCCTCCTACCCGTCCTTCAGAGCGTCTTCGCCCGTCTGGTCAGCCTTAAGCCTGTCGTCCACAGGGTCATGGTGTCCAACCATGTGATTCATTAAAATCGGCAGTGCCCCCAGGCCGTAGGCTGCGGAGATTCCATGCAATTTTCATCCAAACTACAAAAAAACTCAAGAAAAACCTTCAATTTAGGGCCTCCAGAAGCAGCCTAATCAGAGGCTGGATCCAATTGGCCCCTTCAGACACAACGGAGCAGTGGCTCTACGTTGAGCTCCTTCTGGATGTGTGTCGTCTGCATAACAGTGAAACTGGAGGTCGTTGTAACGGAGAATCTGTCCAAGATGGTGGATGTAGATGGTGAACACAAGTGGACCAAGTACAGAGCCCTGGTGGACGCCGTTGGgaacagagacagagagggatTTGCAGTTTTTTATGTAGATTAATTGAATTTCTGTTCTATTTTATCTCGCCTGGAACTAGCTTGCAATAAGGTATTTTCTGTTAACAGTTCCTGTCTCCTGCATTTGTGTCCAACCTGCGCTGCTTACTGTGACAGAGAATCCGACCAACTCCTGTTTGTACAGGAACAGTTTGATCCGTTATCTCCCTTGTTTGCTAACGCTAAGCCTTGTCTAATAATTTCCATAACTGGGCAGATAAcggatttttttatatttcataaTTTAACACAAAACCTGGTAGCCTCTATCCTGCTAGAAATAGTTCTCAACTCCAGCCTGCCCCTCTGTCTTTCTGGCTCTGGTTTATTTTCATAAAACACCCTAACAAAGTACTGTGGCAGTAAAATCACTACACCATTCTATAATTGTCTTGTGTTAATCCACATGCTTCATTCAGTATGCGAAAGTTTAGTGTATTACAAGGATCATAATGATTGACCTCATCCCATTATTTACAAATGGTACATTCCCTCCACCTTTGATCGAGTGATGTTGCTGTGGGAGGAGATTCAAGTTCCACAAAATATTAACCTGTTCTTGCAAAGTTTGATTAGGTAAATGCTTCGTTTGCAGATGTTTAGATGACTTCAGAACCAAGAGGAGATCAAACCAACCAAGACGGCACACTTGAACACAAGCTTGAAAGGTCAGTTAGTGTTTATTTAAGTTTTAAGAAAGTGTGAAATGACACTTTTTGTGGACTTTTTAGTTGTGACTGCAGAGCTCTAGAATCTTGATTTTATTGTAGCCGTTTGCCCCTTCTGAAAGGGGGACCACTATGCCGAACATGGAGTATTTTAAACTTAAGTACTGTGGTAGAGGAAGCATTCGGATACTATACTTAAGTTAAATGATTTCACTGAACCACAGTGTCTTTTACACTCATACTGCTCTGCATTTCAGAGgtaaatactgtattttattataaCACTTGTCCGGAAGCTATTGGAGTCAGAATTCAGTTTTTGCAAAGTAAGAAGACAACAGGCTTCTGTATgatattgttttttattgtaataTCTGCAAATCAGAGCTaagtcagaaggcaaagctctctctaGCGATATCAACGATCTCCTGCAtcactatgaaccatccaggagTCTCAGGTCCTCTGGGTCGGGTCTGCTCTTTGTTCCAAGAATAAGAaataaacatgg
This region of Pseudochaenichthys georgianus chromosome 6, fPseGeo1.2, whole genome shotgun sequence genomic DNA includes:
- the LOC117448364 gene encoding peroxisomal succinyl-coenzyme A thioesterase-like, with the protein product MSMKPLRVKLSVQPSRGLVDEKFTVLVQNLLPGFQLTIHALHQCEDGHSWEAFAHYTANATGTVNVSEDPSLDGTYSGVEQMGLLWSLRPVPGSKSGLRMRKMNVQTPMVVTISVYQGHQMGGFLDQVLLASVVVERWYMAPGVRRVPITESKLTATLFLPSGPGPFPGLLDLWGGGGKLVEYRAALLASHGIASMALDYLTPQITKETGKIVDNDYFETAYRVLEQHPQILGSRIAMLGLSFGTTVTLGMAVYSQVVKLSCAVCISGSHVQPIGASVEQILTYFHGNAYKTRFDENNQVIWRDLMLPIPTDPSLKVEMGRLQCPLLLVVGEDDQNWPSYESAMDMKEMMERAGNSHLLTVLSYKNAGHLIEPPFTPFARASTFKTVSNPPTKVMALWGGELVAHSRAQEDAWRKTLVFLRENLYGGMKHGASFSNL